In the Oscillatoria sp. FACHB-1406 genome, CAGCGCTGCGGGCAAAATCCATCAGCCAACCTCTTATTGACTTCCCGAGGCGGTCACGTTGCCCACATCAATCGTCGCAACCGGCTCGAAGATCGCTTTTGGGGTCTTAACCGAATGTTGGATTTTTGCCAAGAAAAGACGTTTGAGGGAGGTCGAAATCGTTAATTGGCTTGTGACCTGCCTTTGGGAGTTAAAGAGCCGATCGCAAACTTCGTAGAAGGCTGAAGCCAGCGCTACAAATTTTTCATCTAAGATTGGTATAATTTTTTTTTGAATCGGAAGCAAGCTATACTGGCTCGATACACTTGAGAGAGAGAAACTTAAGAATAATGGAGGAATTCTCTCGATAATCCTCTAAACATCGCGAGAAGTTGCACTGTAATTTGAGGTGATTTAACACAGATTTTCAGCACAGGAAGTCCCAGCGATCTCGGCGTTGCTCGTAACGTTTTTGAGCGAAAAACAAGCAATTACAAGATAACGTTACAGGTCATGCTATTAACAATATTGTTGCAAATTGAGTGGAATCTTTATATTGGCTCGATCGCATTCAACCGTCGCAAGCAAACCGGGTTGGGGAAAAAGCCTTAGTTTTGAGCCAAATCTGGCATACCCAATCGATAGTCCCCGGTTTCGTCGTTTCAACCGCAAGACTGCGCTCTTTTTTAGAACGAGTCGGTCGTGAGGAACCTTTACTCGCCGATTTAGCTGATTCGGCCCTGCATATTGATGTTAGCGATTCTGAAGCCCTACGCGCGATCGCGCGACGGGTACGCGCCAGCATCTTAAAAACCGAGTTGCCGTCGGAGTGGCTTTCTGAGATTGGGGAGGCGGTTCGGGGCTGGCAAACCTCGAGCGTAATCGTCCGTCCTTCGTTAGTTCCACCGGCTAACAGACAACAAGATTTTGCGGGGTTGTTGCGATCGCGCGTTTGTAGCTGCGAAAGCGCTGCGCTGGAATTTGCAATTAAATGGGTTTGGGCAGAACGGTTTCGGGCAGCGAGTTTATTTTGTTGGGCGAAAGCGTCTGCTAGTGACAGCCCGAGCGAGCTTGCTTTGTTAATTCAGCCAATTCGCTCTGCTCGCGCTTCCGGAACGGTGGAAATTAGAGGCTCGGAGGCTCGCGTCTACTCGGTTTGGGGACTGGGACACAGTGCAGCACGCGGTCAAGTTAGCCCCGATTGCGATATCGTCTCTTTAAAGGATATTGCTAACGGCACTGAGGGGAGTCGGCGCGGGATATTTACTCGACAGTTGGGCAAGAAAACGCTCCTGTATCGCCTTCAGCAAGGAACGGAGTCTCCTAACGCGGTTGAGGCGGAAAATTTGCAGGTCGAGTTGACGAGCGAAGTGCAACAAAGCTCTTTCTGTTTGAGTGAAGCCGAACTCAATGAGTTGTTGGAATTGACGTGGAATATCGCCGCTAAATTCCCGCAACTCTGTTATTGGGAATGGACGCAATTTTTCGAGGACGAACGGGCGGCGCAACCGCGATTGTTTGCCATCGTTCAGGGAGGTCTGAGGTGTCGCATCCAAACCCCCATCGCTCTCCAGTCTGCGCCCTGGAAAGCGAATACTTTTACTGCCTCCGAACCGGTAGCAGAAGAGGCAGCCGCCCTTTTGCAAGGATTGCCGGCTTCTCCGGGGCGAGTTAGCGCCGTGGCTGAATCGATCGCTAACTTGTCTCCCTCGGCTTCGATACCGCCGGGACGAATTTTGGTGGCCAAAGCGATCGCGCCGGAATGGTTGCCTTTGCTGCAAGAGGCTGCCGGGATTGTTGCCGAACAAGGCGGGATTACCAGTCATGCAGCGATTATTGCCCGGGAATTGGGCATTCCCGCGATCGTCGGCGTTCGCGGTGCGACTTCCACGATTAAGAGTGGAGAACAACTATCGATCGACGGTACGAATGGCAGCATTCATCGGCACGAGATCGCTGATTTTGCCGACGTTGCCCCGCAGACTGAAAGCTCGGTTTTGCAGTCCCGATCTGACTTTCCCATCGCGACGCAACTGTTTCTCAACCTCAGTCAGATTCGAGGTTTGGAGCGCGCGGCACTCTTACCCATCGACGGGATCGGACTGTTGCGATCGGAGTTAGCGATTGTCTCCATGCTCGACCAACAACCGCTGGCTTGGTGGCTTAACGGATCGCGGAAAAATGATTTTGTCAAGTGCTTAAGCGAACAAATTCTCCAGTTTGCGCGAGCATTTTTTCCCCGCCCAGTTTTTTACCGTTCTAGCGATTGGCGATCGCGCGAACTCTCCCCCGATTCGGGCGAAAGTACCGAAGGAGGCAACCCGATTTTGGGACGGCGCGGCACTTTAACTTATACTCTCGCGCCCGCACTCTTTGAAGCAGAACTTGCGGCCCTCGCCAGGGTGCAAGCGTTGGGGTATGCAAACGTCAGATTGATTTTACCGTTTGTGCGCGCTCTCGAAGAAGTTGTATTTTGTCGCGAGCTTATCGAGAACATCGGACTCAACCAATACCCTAACTTTCAACTCTGGATTATGGCAGAAGTCCCCTCCGTCTCCTATATGCTGCCCGAATACGTTAAAGCAGGCGTTCAAGGCATCTCTATCGGGACTAACGATCTCACCCAGCTTTTATTAGGAGTCGATCGCGAACGCGCCGAACTCGCGCGGTTATTTGACGAACGTCACCCCGCCGTTTTAAATACCGTTCGACAGCTAATCGAACAGTCGCGTTCCCTGGGGATTCCCTGTTCGATTTGCGGGCAAGCACCCGTCGTCTACCCCGAAATTATCGATTTATTAGTGCAATGGGGCATTAGCGCTATTTCTGTCGAAGCTGGTGCCGTTGAAAAGACGTATTTAGCGATCGCGCGTGCCGAACAGCGCCTCATGCTGGAGGCAGCACGAAA is a window encoding:
- a CDS encoding putative PEP-binding protein, translating into MESLYWLDRIQPSQANRVGEKALVLSQIWHTQSIVPGFVVSTARLRSFLERVGREEPLLADLADSALHIDVSDSEALRAIARRVRASILKTELPSEWLSEIGEAVRGWQTSSVIVRPSLVPPANRQQDFAGLLRSRVCSCESAALEFAIKWVWAERFRAASLFCWAKASASDSPSELALLIQPIRSARASGTVEIRGSEARVYSVWGLGHSAARGQVSPDCDIVSLKDIANGTEGSRRGIFTRQLGKKTLLYRLQQGTESPNAVEAENLQVELTSEVQQSSFCLSEAELNELLELTWNIAAKFPQLCYWEWTQFFEDERAAQPRLFAIVQGGLRCRIQTPIALQSAPWKANTFTASEPVAEEAAALLQGLPASPGRVSAVAESIANLSPSASIPPGRILVAKAIAPEWLPLLQEAAGIVAEQGGITSHAAIIARELGIPAIVGVRGATSTIKSGEQLSIDGTNGSIHRHEIADFADVAPQTESSVLQSRSDFPIATQLFLNLSQIRGLERAALLPIDGIGLLRSELAIVSMLDQQPLAWWLNGSRKNDFVKCLSEQILQFARAFFPRPVFYRSSDWRSRELSPDSGESTEGGNPILGRRGTLTYTLAPALFEAELAALARVQALGYANVRLILPFVRALEEVVFCRELIENIGLNQYPNFQLWIMAEVPSVSYMLPEYVKAGVQGISIGTNDLTQLLLGVDRERAELARLFDERHPAVLNTVRQLIEQSRSLGIPCSICGQAPVVYPEIIDLLVQWGISAISVEAGAVEKTYLAIARAEQRLMLEAARKGR